In a single window of the Gadus macrocephalus chromosome 6, ASM3116895v1 genome:
- the LOC132459154 gene encoding piggyBac transposable element-derived protein 4-like: MLFLTDELLQNIVDQTNLYASQYFEAHPDNLPYSRGHAWKPVSVPELKTFFGLSFLTGYIKKPSLEMYWSVDEVDATPHFGKTMPRNRFQIIWRFLHFNNNASQDASDKMYKVRRVLDYIVEKFKEMYQPGQNICIDEGMMQWRGRLSFRVYNPQKPVKYGIKSYILCDSATGYCFNMRPYVGEASTLPEIVFSLLDRLPGHGYTLFMDNFDNSVALCERLLGVQTNVCGTLRKHRGEPQIISEMTKADLGVGEKVVRHNERVMVVAWQDKRLVRMVTTCHQDSMQWVEVWRRGNRDKVAQLKPECVVAYNASMNGVDKLDQNIAYYPFIRRSLNWSKKFVAYLFQLCMFNAYVLYRARNPEECKTLLEFIRRVVKSWTVKRHVGGCEEEEVEEEEVAGVGAEGSGDLEEGRRTPRAPYNTDPESRLDGGLSRHKLRHLMPTSKKGRPARRCRVCARRGLRSETKMWCQSCRVPLHAGECFTAYHTKLNYFV; the protein is encoded by the coding sequence ATGCTCTTCCTGACGGACGAGCTGCTCCAAAATATTGTGGATCAGACCAACCTATACGCAAGTCAATATTTTGAAGCACACCCTGACAATCTGCCATATAGCAGAGGACATGCATGGAAACCAGTGTCAGTCCCAGAATTGAAAACTTTCTTTGGACTCAGTTTTCTCACTGGTTACATCAAAAAGCCTAGCCTTGAAATGTACTGGAGTGTTGATGAGGTAGATGCCACGCCCCATTTCGGCAAGACTATGCCAAGGAACAGATTTCAGATAATATGGAGGTTCCTTCATTTCAACAATAATGCATCACAGGATGCATCTGACAAAATGTACAAAGTTCGCCGAGTGTTGGATTACATTGTGGAAAAGTTCAAGGAGATGTATCAACCAGGCCAAAACATTTGCATTGATGAGGGTATGATGCAGTGGCGGGGGCGCCTGTCTTTCAGGGTGTATAACCCACAAAAGCCTGTGAAGTATGGAATCAAATCCTACATACTGTGTGACTCTGCCACAGGGTACTGCTTCAATATGCGTCCTTATGTTGGGGAAGCTAGTACTCTGCCAGAGATAGTGTTCTCTCTCCTTGATCGTCTACCAGGTCATGGTTATACATTGTTCATGGATAACTTCGACAATTCTGTAGCACTGTGTGAACGTTTACTGGGAGTGCAAACCAACGTCTGTGGAACACTGAGGAAACATAGGGGGGAACCTCAGATCATCAGCGAGATGACCAAGGCTGACTTGGGGGTGGGGGAAAAAGTTGTGCGGCACAATGAGAGGGTGATGGTAGTAGCATGGCAGGACAAACGGTTGGTGAGGATGGTGACTACCTGCCACCAAGATAGCATGCAGTGGGTTGAAGTGTGGAGGAGGGGAAACAGAGACAAGGTTGCTCAGCTCAAGCCAGAGTGTGTTGTTGCGTACAATGCATCCATGAATGGGGTAGACAAGTTGGACCAAAATATTGCATACTATCCCTTCATCCGAAGATCGCTGAACTGGTCAAAGAAGTTTGTAGCCTATCTCTTCCAACTATGCATGTTTAACGCCTATGTCCTCTACCGAGCCAGAAACCCAGAGGAGTGTAAAACCCTCTTGGAGTTCATTCGCAGGGTAGTGAAGTCCTGGACAGTAAAGCGACATGTGGgggggtgtgaggaggaggaggtggaggaggaggaagtggcagGCGTGGGGGCTGAGGGGTCTGGGGACTTGGAGGAAGGCAGACGTACTCCGAGAGCACCATATAACACTGACCCAGAGAGCAGGCTAGACGGAGGGCTAAGCAGACACAAACTCAGACACCTGATGCCCACCAGCAAGAAGGGGAGACCAGCAAGGAGGTGTAGGGTCTGTGCTCGCAGGGGTCTGCGCAGCGAGACAAAAATGTGGTGTCAGTCCTGTCGTGTCCCCTTGCACGCAGGGGAGTGTTTTACAGCTTACCACACTAAGCTGAACTATTTTGTGTAg